The proteins below come from a single Pleuronectes platessa chromosome 1, fPlePla1.1, whole genome shotgun sequence genomic window:
- the cops2 gene encoding COP9 signalosome complex subunit 2 isoform X2 has protein sequence MSDMEDDFMCDDEEDYDLEYSEDSNSEPNVDLENQYYNSKALKEDDPKAALSSFQKVLELEGEKGEWGFKALKQMIKINFKLTNFPEMMNRYKQLLTYIRSAVTRNYSEKSINSILDYISTSKQMDLLQEFYETTLEALKDAKNDRLWFKTNTKLGKLYLEREEYGKLQKILRQLHQSCQTDDGEDDLKKGTQLLEIYALEIQMYTAQKNNKKLKALYEQSLHIKSAIPHPLIMGVIRECGGKMHLREGEFEKAHTDFFEAFKNYDESGSPRRTTCLKYLVLANMLMKSGINPFDSQEAKPYKNDPEILAMTNLVSAYQNNDITEFEKILKTNHSNIMDDPFIREHIEELLRNIRTQVLIKLIKPYTRIHIPFISKELNIDVCDVESLLVQCILDNTIHGRIDQVNQLLELDYQKRGGARYTALDKWTNQLNSLNQAIVSKLT, from the exons ATGTCCGACATGGAAGACGATTTCATGTGCGACGATGAGGAGGACTACGACCTG GAATACTCAGAGGACAGCAACTCGGAGCCCAACGTGGACCTCGAGAACCAGTACTACAACTCAAAAGCCCTGAAGGAGGATGATCCCAAAGCAGCGCTCAGCAGCTTCCAGAAG GTGTTGGagctggagggagagaaaggagaatGGGGATTCAAAGCGTTGAAGCAGATGATCAAGATCAACTTCAAGCTG ACCAACTTCCCAGAGATGATGAACCGGTACAAGCAGCTGCTTACGTACATCAGAAGTGCCGTCACCAGGAACTACTCGGAGAAGTCTATCAACTCCATCCTGGACTATATCTCTACCTCCAAACAG ATGGACTTGCTACAGGAGTTCTATGAAACCACACTCGAGGCTTTGAAAGATGCAAAAAATGACAGACTGTGGTTTAAAACGAACACAAAG TTGGGGAAGCTGTACTTGGAGAGAGAAGAGTATGGGAAACTGCAGAAGATCCTTAGGCAACTTCATCAGTCATGTCAG ACAGATGATGGGGAGGATGATCTGAAGAAAGGCACACAGCTGCTGGAGATCTACGCTCTGGAGATCCAGATGTACAcagcacagaaaaacaacaagaaattGAAAGCCCTGTATGAGCAGTCACTTCACATCAAATCTGCCATTCCTCACCCGCTCATCATGGGAGTTATCAGAG AGTGTGGTGGGAAGATGCACCTGAGGGAGGGGGAGTTTGAGAAAGCTCACACAGACTTCTTTGAGGCCTTTAAAAACTACGATGAGTCCGGAAGCCCACGAAGGACAACATGCCTGAAGTACCTGGTCTTAGCCAACATGCTGATGAAGTCAGGAATAAACCCATTTGACTCACAAGAG GCCAAACCCTACAAAAACGACCCAGAGATCCTAGCAATGACAAACTTAGTAAG CGCCTACCAGAACAATGACATTACTGAATTTGAGAAAATTTTGAAAACAAATCACAGTAACATAATGGACGACCCCTTCATTAGAGAGCACATAGAGG AGCTCCTGAGAAACATTAGAACTCAAGTACTTATCAAACTCATCAAACCCTACACAAGAATACACATCCCTTTCATTTCTAAG gagctgaACATTGACGTTTGTGATGTGGAGAGTTTGCTGGTGCAGTGTATCTTGGATAA cacAATCCACGGCCGCATTGACCAAGTTAACCAGCTACTAGAACTGGACTACcagaagagagggggggctcGCTACACAGCTTTAGACAAATGGACAAATCAGCTGAACTCTCTGAACCAAGCCATCGTTAGCAAGCTCACATGA
- the cops2 gene encoding COP9 signalosome complex subunit 2 isoform X1, translated as MSDMEDDFMCDDEEDYDLEYSEDSNSEPNVDLENQYYNSKALKEDDPKAALSSFQKVLELEGEKGEWGFKALKQMIKINFKLTLQTNFPEMMNRYKQLLTYIRSAVTRNYSEKSINSILDYISTSKQMDLLQEFYETTLEALKDAKNDRLWFKTNTKLGKLYLEREEYGKLQKILRQLHQSCQTDDGEDDLKKGTQLLEIYALEIQMYTAQKNNKKLKALYEQSLHIKSAIPHPLIMGVIRECGGKMHLREGEFEKAHTDFFEAFKNYDESGSPRRTTCLKYLVLANMLMKSGINPFDSQEAKPYKNDPEILAMTNLVSAYQNNDITEFEKILKTNHSNIMDDPFIREHIEELLRNIRTQVLIKLIKPYTRIHIPFISKELNIDVCDVESLLVQCILDNTIHGRIDQVNQLLELDYQKRGGARYTALDKWTNQLNSLNQAIVSKLT; from the exons ATGTCCGACATGGAAGACGATTTCATGTGCGACGATGAGGAGGACTACGACCTG GAATACTCAGAGGACAGCAACTCGGAGCCCAACGTGGACCTCGAGAACCAGTACTACAACTCAAAAGCCCTGAAGGAGGATGATCCCAAAGCAGCGCTCAGCAGCTTCCAGAAG GTGTTGGagctggagggagagaaaggagaatGGGGATTCAAAGCGTTGAAGCAGATGATCAAGATCAACTTCAAGCTG ACCCTGCAGACCAACTTCCCAGAGATGATGAACCGGTACAAGCAGCTGCTTACGTACATCAGAAGTGCCGTCACCAGGAACTACTCGGAGAAGTCTATCAACTCCATCCTGGACTATATCTCTACCTCCAAACAG ATGGACTTGCTACAGGAGTTCTATGAAACCACACTCGAGGCTTTGAAAGATGCAAAAAATGACAGACTGTGGTTTAAAACGAACACAAAG TTGGGGAAGCTGTACTTGGAGAGAGAAGAGTATGGGAAACTGCAGAAGATCCTTAGGCAACTTCATCAGTCATGTCAG ACAGATGATGGGGAGGATGATCTGAAGAAAGGCACACAGCTGCTGGAGATCTACGCTCTGGAGATCCAGATGTACAcagcacagaaaaacaacaagaaattGAAAGCCCTGTATGAGCAGTCACTTCACATCAAATCTGCCATTCCTCACCCGCTCATCATGGGAGTTATCAGAG AGTGTGGTGGGAAGATGCACCTGAGGGAGGGGGAGTTTGAGAAAGCTCACACAGACTTCTTTGAGGCCTTTAAAAACTACGATGAGTCCGGAAGCCCACGAAGGACAACATGCCTGAAGTACCTGGTCTTAGCCAACATGCTGATGAAGTCAGGAATAAACCCATTTGACTCACAAGAG GCCAAACCCTACAAAAACGACCCAGAGATCCTAGCAATGACAAACTTAGTAAG CGCCTACCAGAACAATGACATTACTGAATTTGAGAAAATTTTGAAAACAAATCACAGTAACATAATGGACGACCCCTTCATTAGAGAGCACATAGAGG AGCTCCTGAGAAACATTAGAACTCAAGTACTTATCAAACTCATCAAACCCTACACAAGAATACACATCCCTTTCATTTCTAAG gagctgaACATTGACGTTTGTGATGTGGAGAGTTTGCTGGTGCAGTGTATCTTGGATAA cacAATCCACGGCCGCATTGACCAAGTTAACCAGCTACTAGAACTGGACTACcagaagagagggggggctcGCTACACAGCTTTAGACAAATGGACAAATCAGCTGAACTCTCTGAACCAAGCCATCGTTAGCAAGCTCACATGA
- the fgf7 gene encoding fibroblast growth factor 7, with translation MRKWMLTWNLQNPFSGLYLHAIFLLGSVRVVYSDCTPEQLAAIMNCSKHERHTRNYDYMEGGDVRIRQLFSRTQWFLKIDDMGNITGTQDATDCNSILEIRTVSEGGVLAIKGVKSQLYICMTKAGVLQGEETYNEKCNFKEVFLENYFNAYSSAKWTKNGKEMFIALSQKGRPMRGKKTRRKHIASHFIPMKCREEERRVE, from the exons ATGCGCAAATGGATGCTGACATGGAACCTTCAAAATCCGTTCTCGGGACTGTACTTGCATGCAATCTTCCTGTTGGGCAGCGTGCGTGTGGTCTACAGTGACTGCACTCCAGAGCAACTTGCTGCCATCATGAACTGCTCCAAACATGAGCGCCACACCAGGAACTACGACTACATGGAGGGGGGAGATGTGCGCATCCGTCAGCTGTTCAGCCGCACACAGTGGTTCCTGAAAATCGACGACATGGGCAACATCACTGGGACTCAAGATGCCACCGACTGCAACA GTATCCTGGAGATCAGGACCGTGTCTGAAGGGGGCGTCCTGGCCATCAAAGGTGTGAAGAGTCAGCTCTATATTTGTATGACCAAGGCTGGAGTGCTGCAAGGAGAG GAAACCTACAATGAAAAGTGCAACTTCAAAGAGGTCTTCCTAGAAAACTACTTCAACGCTTACTCCTCGGCCAAGTGGACAAAAAACGGCAAAGAAATGTTCATAGCTCTGTCTCAGAAGGGACGGCCGATGCGGGggaagaagacgaggaggaagcaCATAGCATCTCACTTCATCCCCATGAAATGCAGGGAGGAAGAGCGGAGGGTGGAATGA